A window of the Paenibacillus woosongensis genome harbors these coding sequences:
- the purL gene encoding phosphoribosylformylglycinamidine synthase subunit PurL, which translates to MSQQVSAKEPNAEQIAEQQIYKQMGVSDSEYELICGFLGRKPNYTEIGVFSVMWSEHCAYKNSKPLLRRFPTDGPRVLMGPGEGAGIVDIGDNQAVVFKIESHNHPSAVEPYQGAATGVGGIIRDIFSMGARPVALLNSLRFGKLESDRVKYLFEHVVSGIAGYGNCIGIPTVGGEVVFDEAYEGNPLVNAMCVGLIDHDKIQRGVAKGVGNPVFYVGPPTGRDGIHGATFASEELTEESESKRTAVQVGDPFMEKLVMEACLELIDSGIVLGIQDMGAAGLTCSSAEMASKAGNGLELYLDEVPQREEGMTSYEMMLSESQERMLFVVEPKDEAQAMEIFERWGVICAKVGKVTDDGRLRLIHHGEVVGDMPVTALVDECPIYNKPSAVPAYYEENANVDTQRYDEVTDLNGALDKVLSSPSVASKAWVYNQYDYMVRTSTAVQPGSDAAVVTIRGTRKGLAMTTDCNGRFVYLDPEVGGRIAVSEAARNVVCSGAEPLAITDNLNFGSPEKPDIFWQMEKAVDGMAEACRVLNAPVIGGNVSLYNENAKGAIYPTPVVGMVGLVHDTDHITTQGFKAEGDVVFLLGETYAELGGSEFQAVVHGVTEGRPPALDLNVEKKLLDGVLAAIQKGLVQSAHDLSEGGLAVALAESCISGGLGAKVDFATELRPDFALFSESQSRILLSAAPDKAAELEQLIASYGVPVQKIGQVTGDKLEISVNARSVLARPVSELKQVWEDVIPCLMQ; encoded by the coding sequence AGAGCAAATCGCTGAACAGCAAATTTACAAACAGATGGGTGTGTCCGACAGTGAGTACGAGCTGATCTGCGGATTTCTAGGGCGTAAACCGAACTACACCGAAATCGGCGTATTCAGCGTCATGTGGTCCGAGCACTGTGCCTATAAAAATTCCAAACCGCTGCTTCGCAGATTCCCGACCGACGGACCACGCGTCCTGATGGGGCCGGGCGAAGGCGCCGGTATCGTCGACATCGGCGACAACCAGGCGGTCGTCTTCAAAATCGAAAGCCATAACCACCCTTCCGCGGTTGAGCCTTACCAAGGCGCGGCGACAGGCGTGGGCGGCATTATCCGCGATATTTTCTCGATGGGCGCAAGACCGGTGGCACTGCTGAACTCCCTGCGCTTCGGCAAGCTGGAGAGCGACCGCGTGAAATACTTGTTCGAGCATGTTGTCTCCGGGATCGCGGGCTACGGCAACTGCATCGGCATTCCGACCGTCGGCGGCGAAGTGGTGTTCGATGAAGCTTATGAAGGCAACCCGCTCGTTAACGCGATGTGCGTAGGCCTGATCGATCATGACAAAATCCAGCGCGGCGTAGCGAAAGGCGTAGGCAACCCGGTATTCTACGTGGGTCCTCCGACAGGCCGCGACGGCATCCACGGGGCAACCTTTGCATCCGAGGAGCTGACGGAGGAGTCCGAATCGAAGCGGACGGCGGTACAGGTCGGCGATCCATTTATGGAGAAGCTGGTTATGGAAGCTTGTCTCGAGCTGATCGATTCCGGCATCGTTTTGGGTATTCAGGATATGGGCGCGGCAGGACTGACCTGCTCCAGCGCGGAGATGGCAAGTAAGGCGGGGAACGGTCTGGAGCTGTACCTGGATGAGGTTCCACAACGCGAAGAGGGCATGACATCGTATGAAATGATGCTCTCCGAATCTCAAGAACGCATGCTGTTCGTCGTGGAGCCGAAGGATGAAGCTCAAGCGATGGAAATTTTCGAGCGTTGGGGCGTAATCTGCGCCAAAGTCGGTAAAGTGACCGACGACGGACGCCTCAGACTGATCCATCATGGGGAAGTCGTGGGCGATATGCCGGTGACGGCGCTTGTGGACGAATGTCCGATTTACAACAAGCCATCCGCTGTACCTGCTTATTATGAAGAAAATGCAAATGTAGATACGCAGCGCTATGACGAAGTGACGGATTTGAACGGGGCGCTGGACAAAGTATTGTCCTCCCCTTCCGTAGCGAGCAAAGCGTGGGTATATAACCAATACGATTACATGGTTCGCACCAGCACGGCGGTTCAGCCGGGTTCTGACGCGGCGGTCGTGACGATCCGCGGCACGCGCAAGGGACTGGCCATGACGACGGACTGCAACGGACGGTTCGTGTACCTCGATCCTGAAGTGGGCGGACGCATCGCAGTCAGCGAAGCGGCGCGCAACGTCGTTTGCTCGGGAGCCGAGCCGCTGGCAATTACGGACAACCTGAACTTCGGAAGCCCGGAGAAGCCGGATATTTTCTGGCAGATGGAAAAAGCGGTTGACGGCATGGCCGAAGCCTGCCGCGTGCTGAATGCGCCGGTCATCGGCGGTAACGTCAGCTTGTACAATGAGAATGCCAAAGGCGCAATTTATCCGACGCCTGTCGTCGGTATGGTCGGTCTTGTGCACGATACAGATCACATTACAACGCAAGGCTTCAAGGCTGAGGGCGATGTCGTATTCCTGCTCGGCGAGACATACGCTGAACTGGGCGGCAGCGAGTTCCAGGCAGTAGTTCATGGCGTGACAGAAGGACGCCCGCCGGCGCTGGATCTGAATGTGGAGAAAAAACTGCTGGACGGCGTGCTGGCCGCGATTCAGAAAGGGCTTGTGCAATCTGCACACGATTTGTCCGAAGGCGGTCTGGCCGTAGCTTTGGCCGAATCCTGCATCAGCGGCGGCCTAGGCGCAAAAGTCGATTTTGCGACAGAGCTTCGTCCTGACTTTGCTCTATTCAGTGAATCGCAATCCCGCATTTTGTTATCGGCTGCGCCAGACAAGGCTGCTGAGCTTGAGCAATTGATCGCGTCCTACGGCGTTCCGGTTCAAAAGATCGGTCAAGTCACGGGCGACAAACTGGAGATTTCTGTGAATGCCCGCTCCGTGCTGGCTAGACCGGTAAGCGAGCTGAAGCAGGTCTGGGAGGATGTAATTCCATGTCTGATGCAATAA
- the purF gene encoding amidophosphoribosyltransferase has translation MSDAIIPQGLWTGDYYNQGTGKSDIFDTLKEECGVFGVFGHPEAASLSYYGLHALQHRGEESAGICVTNGNEFNYHRGMGLVKEVFDRDLLASLHGSRSIGHVRYSTNGDSSLMNAQPLIFKYRDGDLAVATNGNIVNAPQIRHQLEQSGSIFQTTSDTEVIAHLIARSPKDFVEAARDALAQLVGGFAFMLLTNDKMIIASDPHGLRPLTMGRLGDAYLFSSETCAFEVVGAESIRDILPGEMLVLDAEGVHEDRYAQPQRKALCAMEYIYFSRPDSDMNGSNMHAARKRMGQVMAQESFVDADVVTGVPDSSISAAIGYAEQTGIPYELGLIKNKYTGRTFIQPSQELREQGVKMKLSAVRRVVEGKRVVMIDDSIVRGTTSRRIVNLLREAGATEVHVRITSPPFKNPCFYGIDTPSRAELIASSKSIEEIRKEINADSLEFLSAEGLISAVEGDNAKDYKGGLCMACFDNDYPTRTDFEGEEKFGCSC, from the coding sequence ATGTCTGATGCAATAATTCCGCAAGGGCTTTGGACAGGAGACTATTATAATCAAGGAACAGGCAAGAGCGATATTTTTGACACGTTAAAAGAGGAATGCGGCGTTTTCGGGGTGTTCGGTCACCCTGAAGCCGCCTCTTTGTCCTACTACGGCCTGCATGCGCTGCAGCACCGGGGGGAAGAGAGCGCGGGCATCTGTGTCACGAACGGCAATGAGTTCAATTACCATCGCGGCATGGGGCTGGTGAAGGAAGTGTTCGACCGGGACCTGCTCGCTTCGCTCCATGGCAGCCGTTCCATCGGGCATGTCCGCTATTCCACAAATGGCGACAGCAGCCTGATGAACGCGCAGCCGCTTATATTCAAGTACCGGGACGGAGATCTCGCGGTAGCCACGAACGGCAACATCGTCAATGCTCCGCAAATCCGTCATCAATTGGAACAGAGCGGCTCCATCTTCCAGACGACGAGTGATACCGAAGTGATCGCGCATCTGATCGCCCGCTCGCCGAAGGATTTCGTCGAGGCGGCAAGGGACGCGCTCGCGCAATTGGTCGGGGGATTCGCGTTCATGCTGCTGACGAATGATAAAATGATTATCGCCAGCGATCCGCACGGGCTTCGCCCGCTCACGATGGGCCGACTTGGCGACGCCTATCTGTTCTCTTCGGAGACCTGCGCGTTCGAGGTGGTCGGAGCGGAGTCGATCCGTGATATTTTACCGGGTGAAATGCTGGTGCTGGATGCGGAAGGCGTGCATGAGGACCGTTATGCGCAGCCTCAGCGCAAGGCGCTGTGCGCTATGGAGTATATCTACTTTTCCCGTCCGGACAGCGATATGAACGGCTCTAATATGCATGCGGCCCGCAAACGGATGGGCCAGGTCATGGCACAGGAATCGTTCGTTGATGCCGACGTCGTAACCGGGGTGCCGGATTCCAGTATTTCCGCGGCCATTGGCTACGCCGAGCAGACGGGCATTCCTTACGAGCTTGGCCTGATCAAAAATAAATATACGGGACGCACCTTCATCCAGCCGAGCCAGGAGCTGCGCGAGCAGGGCGTGAAGATGAAGCTGAGCGCCGTGCGCCGGGTGGTTGAAGGCAAGCGTGTTGTCATGATCGACGATTCGATCGTCCGCGGGACGACATCGCGCCGGATCGTCAATCTGCTGCGCGAAGCCGGGGCGACGGAGGTGCATGTGCGGATTACCTCACCGCCGTTCAAAAACCCCTGCTTCTACGGCATCGATACACCGAGCCGGGCCGAGCTGATTGCTTCCTCGAAGTCCATTGAAGAAATCCGCAAGGAGATCAATGCGGACTCGCTGGAGTTTCTAAGCGCCGAAGGCTTGATCAGTGCGGTGGAAGGGGATAACGCGAAGGATTATAAGGGCGGCCTGTGCATGGCCTGCTTTGACAATGATTATCCGACGCGGACGGATTTTGAAGGCGAAGAGAAGTTCGGCTGTAGCTGCTAA
- the purM gene encoding phosphoribosylformylglycinamidine cyclo-ligase, with the protein MSEAYKNAGVDIAAGNEAVERMKSHVKRTFRPEVLTDLGGFGALFGLNKDKYEEPVLVSGTDGVGTKLKIAFAMDKHDTIGIDAVAMCVNDVVVQGAEPLFFLDYLACDKVIPAKIEAIVSGIADGCSQSGCALIGGETAEMPGMYAEGEYDIAGFTVGVVDKSKMINGSTISAGDTVIGLASSGVHSNGFSLVRKLLLEQCGYSLHDTLPELDGARLGDVLLTPTKLYVKPVLALLEQVRVKGMAHITGGGFIENIPRVLPDNVNAEIDHGSWPILPIFELLQQKGDVSNRDMFTTFNMGIGLVIVVANADAEKAVEALRTAGETPYVIGRITEGSREVKFTGADV; encoded by the coding sequence GTGTCTGAAGCCTATAAAAATGCCGGTGTGGATATCGCAGCGGGCAATGAAGCGGTAGAACGGATGAAGAGTCACGTCAAGCGGACGTTCCGCCCTGAAGTGTTAACGGATTTGGGCGGCTTTGGAGCTTTGTTCGGTTTGAACAAAGATAAATATGAGGAGCCTGTCCTGGTATCGGGCACCGATGGCGTGGGAACGAAGCTGAAAATTGCCTTCGCAATGGATAAGCACGATACGATCGGGATCGATGCGGTGGCGATGTGCGTTAATGACGTGGTCGTTCAAGGCGCGGAGCCGCTCTTCTTCCTGGACTATCTGGCTTGCGATAAAGTCATTCCTGCTAAAATCGAAGCGATCGTGTCAGGCATCGCGGATGGCTGCAGCCAGTCCGGATGTGCCCTGATCGGCGGAGAAACGGCGGAAATGCCGGGCATGTACGCCGAAGGCGAGTATGACATCGCCGGGTTTACGGTAGGCGTAGTCGATAAGAGCAAGATGATCAACGGAAGCACGATTTCGGCAGGTGATACGGTCATCGGCCTGGCTTCGAGCGGTGTGCACAGCAACGGCTTCTCGCTCGTTCGCAAGCTTCTATTGGAGCAATGCGGCTACAGTCTGCATGATACGCTGCCTGAGCTTGACGGAGCACGGCTAGGCGATGTGCTGCTTACGCCGACCAAGCTGTATGTGAAGCCGGTTCTGGCTTTGCTGGAGCAGGTACGGGTGAAAGGAATGGCGCATATTACGGGCGGCGGATTCATCGAGAATATTCCTCGCGTGCTGCCTGACAACGTCAACGCTGAGATCGATCACGGCTCATGGCCGATCCTGCCAATCTTCGAGCTGCTTCAGCAGAAGGGCGATGTCAGCAACCGTGATATGTTCACGACCTTTAACATGGGAATCGGACTGGTGATCGTCGTAGCTAACGCAGATGCCGAGAAGGCGGTTGAGGCGCTGCGTACTGCCGGAGAAACGCCTTATGTGATCGGCCGGATTACGGAAGGCAGCCGGGAAGTGAAATTTACGGGAGCGGACGTATAA
- the purN gene encoding phosphoribosylglycinamide formyltransferase, with protein MTGHTVGSQGPYRIAVFASGQGSNFQTLLDFSREGKLGAEIVLLVCNKPEAPVVERARRAGVECFLFEKKAYARREDYEAEIAQELERRGVDLIVLAGYMLLLTPVLVDAYQGRMINIHPSLLPSFPGKDAIGQAWEYGVKITGVTVHLVDGGMDTGPVIAQQAVEIAPEDTVESLEEKIHAAERDLYPQVVSWFAAGKVRIDGRRITVG; from the coding sequence ATGACGGGCCACACTGTAGGGAGCCAAGGGCCTTACCGGATCGCGGTCTTCGCTTCCGGGCAGGGCAGCAATTTCCAGACGCTGCTGGACTTCTCCCGCGAGGGCAAGCTCGGTGCGGAAATCGTGCTGCTTGTGTGCAACAAGCCGGAGGCTCCCGTTGTCGAAAGGGCGCGCCGCGCCGGCGTGGAATGTTTCCTGTTCGAGAAGAAAGCCTATGCCCGCCGCGAGGATTATGAGGCGGAAATCGCGCAGGAGCTGGAGCGCAGAGGCGTTGACCTGATTGTGCTAGCTGGATATATGCTGCTGCTGACTCCGGTTCTGGTTGACGCTTATCAAGGGCGCATGATTAATATCCATCCGTCCTTGCTGCCGTCTTTTCCGGGGAAGGACGCGATCGGGCAGGCTTGGGAGTACGGCGTCAAAATCACCGGCGTGACGGTGCATTTGGTTGATGGCGGCATGGACACGGGGCCGGTCATTGCCCAGCAGGCTGTAGAAATCGCACCGGAGGATACTGTTGAATCCCTAGAGGAGAAGATTCACGCTGCTGAAAGGGACTTGTATCCGCAGGTGGTAAGCTGGTTTGCCGCGGGCAAAGTACGGATCGATGGACGGCGCATCACGGTTGGTTGA
- the purH gene encoding bifunctional phosphoribosylaminoimidazolecarboxamide formyltransferase/IMP cyclohydrolase produces the protein MSIKRALVSVSDKTGIVDFCRGLSQLGVEIISTGGTKNLLSKEGIPVIGISDVTGFPEVLDGRVKTLHPAVHSGLLAVRDSAEHQAQMKELGLDYIDLVVVNLYPFQETIAKPDVTYEDAIENIDIGGPTMLRSAAKNHAFVSVVVDSGDYSKVLDEIAAEGDTTLDTRKRLAAKVFRHTAAYDALISDYLSNVNGDPLPERLTVTYEKIQDLRYGENPHQKAAFYRKPLAAADTLTSAEQLHGKELSYNNINDANAALQIVKEFEEPAVVVVKHMNPCGVGIGESIYEAFRKAHEADPVSIFGGIVAANRIIDEATALLLKEIFLEIILAPGFTDEALAVLTQKKNIRLLKVNGLELGANRKSQLVVTSIDGGMIVQDSDVHSLQESDLKVVTDRAPSEEELKQLLFAWKVVKHVKSNAIVLAKDDMTIGVGAGQMNRVGSAKIAIEQAGDKVKGSVLSSDAFFPMGDTVEAAAKAGVTAIIQPGGSVKDEESIQMANKYGVAMVFTGIRHFKH, from the coding sequence GTGAGTATCAAAAGAGCGCTGGTCAGCGTTTCAGATAAAACGGGTATCGTGGATTTTTGCCGCGGGCTGTCGCAATTAGGAGTAGAAATCATTTCAACGGGGGGTACGAAAAACCTGCTGTCGAAGGAAGGAATTCCTGTCATCGGCATCTCCGATGTAACGGGTTTCCCGGAAGTGCTTGACGGCCGCGTGAAGACGCTGCATCCTGCTGTGCACAGCGGGCTGCTAGCGGTACGGGACAGCGCTGAGCACCAAGCGCAAATGAAGGAGCTTGGCCTGGATTACATCGATCTGGTCGTCGTCAATCTGTATCCGTTCCAGGAGACAATTGCGAAGCCGGACGTCACTTACGAGGATGCGATTGAGAATATCGATATCGGCGGGCCGACCATGCTGCGTTCCGCTGCCAAAAACCATGCTTTCGTCTCCGTCGTCGTGGATTCCGGCGATTACAGCAAGGTATTGGATGAGATTGCGGCCGAGGGTGATACAACCCTGGATACGCGCAAACGGCTTGCGGCCAAAGTTTTCCGTCATACGGCGGCTTACGATGCCTTGATTTCCGATTATTTGTCGAATGTGAACGGGGATCCGCTTCCTGAACGCTTAACGGTTACTTACGAGAAAATTCAGGATCTGCGTTATGGCGAGAATCCGCATCAGAAGGCAGCGTTTTACCGCAAGCCGCTGGCTGCGGCGGATACGCTCACTTCGGCCGAGCAGCTGCATGGCAAAGAGCTATCCTATAATAACATCAATGACGCGAATGCGGCTCTGCAAATCGTGAAGGAATTCGAAGAGCCTGCGGTCGTGGTTGTTAAGCATATGAATCCTTGCGGGGTTGGCATTGGGGAGAGCATTTACGAGGCATTCCGCAAAGCGCATGAAGCTGACCCGGTATCGATCTTCGGCGGCATCGTCGCTGCGAACCGCATCATTGACGAAGCAACGGCACTGCTGCTAAAGGAGATTTTTCTGGAAATCATCCTCGCTCCCGGCTTTACGGATGAAGCCCTTGCCGTACTGACACAGAAGAAAAACATTCGCCTGTTGAAGGTAAACGGCCTGGAGCTTGGAGCCAATCGCAAAAGCCAGCTTGTGGTCACTTCGATCGACGGCGGCATGATCGTTCAGGACAGCGATGTTCATTCCTTGCAGGAGTCCGATTTGAAGGTCGTTACCGACCGCGCTCCTTCAGAAGAAGAATTGAAGCAGCTCCTGTTCGCCTGGAAAGTAGTTAAGCATGTTAAATCTAATGCGATCGTGCTGGCGAAGGACGATATGACGATCGGCGTAGGCGCTGGTCAAATGAACCGCGTCGGCTCGGCGAAAATCGCCATCGAGCAGGCCGGCGACAAAGTGAAGGGCAGCGTGCTGTCTTCCGACGCGTTCTTCCCGATGGGCGATACGGTAGAAGCCGCGGCTAAAGCTGGTGTGACGGCGATCATCCAGCCGGGCGGCTCGGTCAAGGACGAGGAATCGATCCAAATGGCGAACAAGTATGGGGTTGCCATGGTCTTCACCGGCATCCGCCACTTCAAGCACTAG
- the purD gene encoding phosphoribosylamine--glycine ligase gives MDILVIGGGGREHAICWALAKSPKAGKIYCAPGNAGIGQVAEIVPIAVNEFDKLTAFAQEKEVGLVVVGPDDPLADGIVDAFEAKSIPVFGPRKNAAHIEGSKTFMKDLLKKYNIPTAAYEKFDDYEEAKAYLDQQKLPIVIKADGLAAGKGVTVAFTREEADAALKDIMIGKVFGDAGRQVVIEEFLEGQEMSILAFVDGEVVRPMSAAQDHKQVYDNDKGPNTGGMGTYSPLPHIADSIIEEAVETIIKPTAKAMVAEGRPFRGVLFAGLMISPDGKPKTIEFNARFGDPETQVVLPRLKSDLLEIFLAAVNGTLDKVEIEWSHEAAVCVVLASGGYPASYPKGLPISGLDAAGDALVFHAGTAKNEAGEWVTNGGRVLGVVGLGQDIAEAREKAYAAAERITFEGKHQRSDIAAKALR, from the coding sequence ATGGACATTTTAGTAATTGGCGGCGGCGGCCGGGAGCATGCAATTTGCTGGGCGCTGGCCAAGAGCCCGAAGGCTGGCAAAATTTATTGCGCGCCGGGCAATGCGGGGATCGGTCAAGTAGCGGAGATCGTTCCGATTGCGGTGAACGAATTTGATAAGCTAACAGCGTTCGCTCAGGAGAAAGAGGTAGGCCTGGTCGTGGTCGGACCGGATGATCCGCTGGCGGATGGTATCGTGGATGCGTTCGAAGCGAAGAGCATTCCGGTGTTCGGGCCGCGCAAAAATGCAGCCCATATCGAAGGTAGCAAGACCTTCATGAAGGATTTGCTGAAAAAATACAACATTCCGACAGCCGCTTACGAGAAGTTCGACGATTATGAGGAGGCCAAGGCGTACCTCGACCAGCAGAAGCTGCCGATCGTCATCAAGGCAGACGGGCTTGCTGCGGGCAAAGGGGTAACGGTAGCCTTCACCCGCGAGGAAGCGGACGCGGCTTTGAAGGATATTATGATTGGCAAAGTATTCGGCGATGCGGGCCGCCAGGTGGTGATCGAGGAGTTCCTCGAAGGGCAGGAAATGTCGATCCTTGCTTTTGTAGATGGAGAAGTTGTACGTCCGATGTCGGCAGCGCAGGATCATAAGCAGGTCTATGATAACGACAAGGGACCAAACACGGGCGGCATGGGTACTTACTCACCGCTGCCGCATATCGCGGATTCCATCATCGAGGAAGCGGTCGAGACGATCATTAAACCTACAGCCAAAGCGATGGTGGCGGAAGGCCGCCCATTCCGCGGTGTACTGTTCGCCGGGTTGATGATCTCGCCGGATGGCAAGCCGAAGACGATCGAGTTCAACGCACGGTTCGGAGATCCTGAGACTCAGGTCGTGCTGCCGCGGCTGAAGAGCGACCTGCTGGAAATTTTCCTGGCTGCTGTAAACGGCACGCTGGACAAGGTTGAAATCGAATGGAGCCATGAAGCGGCGGTATGCGTCGTGCTCGCTTCAGGAGGCTATCCTGCGTCCTATCCAAAGGGACTGCCGATTTCCGGGCTGGATGCAGCCGGGGACGCGCTTGTATTCCATGCCGGGACGGCAAAGAATGAAGCCGGAGAGTGGGTTACAAACGGCGGACGTGTGCTTGGTGTAGTAGGGCTGGGGCAGGATATTGCGGAAGCCCGTGAAAAGGCCTATGCTGCTGCAGAGCGCATCACTTTCGAGGGCAAGCATCAGCGCTCGGACATTGCGGCTAAAGCGCTGCGATAA
- a CDS encoding helix-turn-helix transcriptional regulator, producing the protein MKNNIYLKRKELDMSQLELAEKVNVTRQTINAVENNKYDPSLKLAMNIAKVLKVSVEELFFE; encoded by the coding sequence ATGAAAAATAACATATATCTAAAAAGAAAAGAACTTGACATGTCCCAGTTGGAATTGGCGGAGAAAGTAAATGTAACACGGCAAACCATTAATGCGGTAGAAAATAACAAATATGATCCTAGCTTGAAATTGGCCATGAACATCGCCAAAGTTCTTAAAGTATCGGTAGAAGAGCTATTCTTTGAATAA
- a CDS encoding YIP1 family protein — protein sequence MSTFYKLIFNHKETYLNLKVGKRYQPLLIILVSSLINGIVTYFTIQSQITLATQQLSEKIDHTLNGLEIMMSVISIIIGSLFPLLTIAANALLFFLFAKFLINYSNYKYIFKFFTYIFPITLAGNVLNYFLKNIIPISGVRWTSLNAVFQTKGPLGLFLNSLDLFQIWTIVLIYYFLVVSIKMPKSSAFSAISVYCALIVLPIFIL from the coding sequence ATGAGTACTTTTTATAAATTGATTTTCAATCATAAAGAAACTTATTTAAACTTAAAAGTTGGAAAAAGATACCAGCCATTATTGATCATATTAGTATCCAGTTTAATTAATGGCATTGTTACATATTTCACCATTCAATCACAAATCACTCTGGCAACACAGCAACTAAGTGAAAAAATCGACCATACTTTAAACGGCTTGGAAATAATGATGTCAGTAATCTCCATTATTATCGGATCTTTATTTCCCTTATTAACTATTGCAGCAAATGCTCTATTATTTTTTTTATTTGCTAAATTCCTAATAAATTACTCCAACTATAAATATATATTTAAATTTTTTACTTATATATTCCCTATAACTTTAGCAGGAAACGTGCTTAATTATTTCTTGAAAAATATTATTCCTATCTCTGGGGTGCGGTGGACTTCATTAAATGCAGTTTTTCAAACGAAAGGTCCGTTAGGTTTATTCCTGAATTCCCTGGATCTGTTTCAAATATGGACAATTGTTCTAATCTATTACTTCTTGGTTGTATCAATTAAAATGCCTAAATCAAGTGCATTTTCCGCCATAAGCGTATATTGTGCACTAATTGTTTTGCCCATATTTATTTTATAA
- a CDS encoding stage II sporulation protein M yields MVKKSTLLWIVILVFLLFSLLGFITADVIVIQADKSKLQPVFGEIYFQNLKVALIILFGGIITAGIIPLVILIQNSIMFGVGIKNASYSFENLQYILAHGVLEMPMFVLFTFISLRLTYEIYTSRKNDISIRKLTILSIIAFIGLTLAALIETFITPQL; encoded by the coding sequence TTGGTTAAGAAAAGTACACTTTTATGGATTGTAATATTGGTTTTTTTACTTTTTTCGCTTCTAGGCTTTATAACAGCCGATGTAATCGTTATTCAGGCTGATAAATCTAAATTACAACCCGTCTTTGGTGAAATCTATTTTCAAAATTTGAAGGTAGCTTTAATTATTCTCTTTGGAGGTATTATAACTGCCGGCATTATCCCCTTAGTTATCCTTATTCAAAACTCCATCATGTTTGGAGTCGGTATAAAAAATGCTTCCTACAGCTTTGAAAATTTACAATACATTCTTGCACACGGTGTTCTTGAAATGCCCATGTTCGTATTATTTACCTTTATTAGTTTAAGGCTTACATATGAAATCTACACATCCAGAAAAAACGATATTTCCATAAGGAAGTTAACGATTCTTTCAATAATTGCATTTATAGGCCTGACACTCGCAGCATTGATTGAAACATTTATTACTCCTCAACTTTGA
- a CDS encoding ABC transporter ATP-binding protein, producing MIPAIEISNLNKSIGKKDILKDISLTIYRGEIVGLIGHNGAGKSTLINILTGIKKPTQGSFVIYDNNGTMNKETQKVIGVMPDVDNLYQDMTVRFFLSYMSEIKGAKLSLQNIRELLEQVGLEAKLSNTRIKALSFGMKKKLCLAQALVGEPQLLILDEPTSGLDVHSVLHVKNLLLKLRGEGKTILLSSHNMEEVEKSCDRVAILKSGELTDIGTIEALIYKRQGVRKLIIRSSPVVTSDFLNQFALNIQIISQESNSIVIQVSDDEDISLLLKILIEHSYKVYEVRSSDLQLKDIILGE from the coding sequence ATGATTCCTGCAATAGAAATAAGTAATTTAAATAAGTCCATTGGAAAAAAGGATATTTTAAAGGATATTAGCCTAACTATTTATAGGGGAGAGATTGTTGGGCTAATCGGCCATAATGGAGCCGGAAAATCTACTTTGATAAATATACTGACTGGAATTAAAAAACCTACTCAAGGGTCATTTGTTATCTATGATAATAACGGCACCATGAATAAAGAAACACAAAAAGTAATTGGTGTTATGCCTGATGTTGATAATTTATATCAAGACATGACAGTCCGTTTCTTTCTAAGTTATATGTCGGAAATTAAAGGAGCAAAATTATCTTTACAAAATATAAGGGAACTACTCGAGCAGGTTGGTCTGGAAGCAAAGCTTTCCAATACACGGATAAAGGCGCTATCCTTCGGTATGAAAAAAAAGCTTTGCTTGGCTCAGGCTCTTGTCGGAGAACCGCAGCTTTTGATTTTAGATGAGCCTACTTCCGGATTGGACGTACATTCCGTGCTGCATGTTAAAAATTTATTGCTAAAGTTAAGAGGCGAAGGGAAAACCATTCTGTTGTCTTCTCATAACATGGAGGAAGTTGAAAAGAGCTGTGACCGGGTGGCAATTCTGAAATCAGGAGAATTAACGGATATAGGTACTATTGAAGCATTGATATATAAAAGGCAAGGAGTAAGAAAATTAATTATACGTTCATCTCCAGTTGTAACCTCTGATTTTTTGAACCAATTCGCATTAAATATTCAAATTATTAGTCAGGAATCTAACTCTATTGTCATTCAGGTGTCTGATGACGAGGACATATCGCTACTTTTAAAAATATTAATAGAGCATTCTTACAAAGTTTATGAAGTACGATCATCTGATTTGCAGCTTAAGGATATTATTCTAGGAGAATAA